In the genome of Ureibacillus sp. FSL W7-1570, the window TCCAGCGCAAGAGAAACAACTGTCCGGGTTGCTGTCGGATCCGTTGCCAAAGCGTTATTAAAAGAATTGGGCATTTCCGTTGTCGGTTATGTGACTGAAATTTACGGAATCAAAGCGGATACATCAAAAATTGCGGGAAAATCCGCTGACGAAATTCGTAAAATGGTCGAAGAAGATCCTTGCTATACGGTGGATCCGGAAGCTTCAGCGAAAATGGTTCAGGCAATCGATGAAGCGAAAAAAGATGGGGATTCCATCGGCGGTGTTGTGGAAGTGATTGTGGAAGGGATGCCGCCGGGCGTTGGGTCTTACGTTCATTATGACCGGAAATTGGATGCCAAATTGGCCCAAGCCATGATTTCCATCAATGCTTTCAAAGGCGTGGAGTTTGGCATCGGTTTTGAAATGGCCCGCAAAAGAGGTTCTGAAGTGCATGATGAAATTATTTGGGACGAAGAACACGGCTACAGCCGCAGAACAAATCGTTTAGGGGGCGTTGAAGGGGGCATGTCTACCGGAATGCCAATCATCGTCCGCGGTGTCATGAAACCAATTCCAACCCTTTACAAGCCTCTTGAAAGTGTGGATATTGAAACGAAAGAACCATTCAAAGCGAGTGTGGAACGTTCCGATGCTTGCGCGGTGCCGGCTGCCTCCGTTGTTGCGGAATGTGTCATCGCATGGGAAATCGCCAAAGCGATTGTTGAACAGTTCCATAGCGATCAATTGCCGCAATTGAAAGCGCAAATCGAAGAAGTACGTAAATGGGCGAAGGAGTTTTAATTATGCGAATTCCAGTGAATGCAAAAAGCCATTCCTACGAAGTGTTCATCGGAAGCGGAATTTTACGTTCCGCTTGCGATGCTTTAAAAGAGAAAATCGAAAAAGCGGATAAACTCGTTGTATTTACCGATGAGAATGTTTGGCAGGCACAACAGCAATATTTTACAGAAAACTTTCCGTATCCTTTTGAAGTGTTTGTAATGCCAGGGGGAGAAGCGTGTAAAAGTTTTAAAAATTTTGAAGATGCCCACACTTTTTTAATTGAGAATCAATGCTCAAGAAAATCCTTCCTGTTTGCCTTTGGCGGGGGAGCTGTCGGGGATTTGACGGGATTTGCCGCCGCTACGTTCATGCGCGGCGTTCCTTATATTCAAATTCCGACGACGATTTTGGCCCACGATTCGGCGGTAGGTGGAAAGACGGCCATCAATCATCCTCTTGGCAAAAACATGGTCGGCGCATTCTATCAGCCGGAAGCGGTCGTATATGATATCAACTTTTTATCCAGTTTGCCGACAAAAGAAATCCGTTCAGGAATGGCGGAAGTCATCAAACATGCGCTGATTTCCGATGAAGTGTGGCTGAAAGAGCTGATGCAGACACCATCCATCACGGACATCGAAAAACCTGTGTTGGCGAAACACTTGAAATCAGGCATCGAAGTGAAGGCAAACATTGTCGAGCAGGATGAAACCGAGCATTCGGTCCGAAAGTTTTTGAACTTTGGCCATACATACGGCCATGCCATCGAAGCGGCGGCAGGCTATGGAGGTCTTGCTCATGGAGAAGCGGTCATGATCGGAATGGTGTATGCCCTTCTCCTCAGCGAAAAATACGGTCGGATTTCCCGCGAATTCACAAAGGAATTTGTGAAGTTCGCCTATAAAAACGAATATCCGTTGAAGCAAGTAAACAATTATTCTTTTGAAGATTTATATGAATATTTAATGAAAGATAAAAAGATAGAATATGGAAAATTGAAATTTGTTTTACTGCAAGAAATAGGAAAACCTTTTGTGAAAGAAATTGAAGAAAAGGAATGCCGGGAAGTGGATAGTGAACTTCGCTGTCTGCTGGAGGAGGTATGCAAATGATTCGCGGCATACGTGGAGCAATCACCATTGAATCTAATACACCCGAATTGATTTATAGTGAAACAGAGAGATTGGTAAAGGAAATGGCAAGAGTGAACAAGATCGATCCCGAGGATATCGCTTCGGTCATTGTCACAACAACACCGGATATCAATGCCGCATTCCCAGCGAAGGCAGTCCGTTCCATTGAGGGTTGGAAATATGTGCCGACGATGTGCACACATGAAATGAATGTGCCCGGCTCATTGCCTTTATGTATCCGGGTATTGATGCACGTCAATACGACAGTGCCTCAAAAAGACATTCAGCATGTTTATTTAAATGATGCTGTAACCTTAAGACCGGATTTAGTGAATGAAAATCGATAAGAAGGAGCGTTCATCATGAAATTCAAAAAACAAATTTATGGAATGAAAGCATATCAACCAGGTAAACCTATCGAAGAAGTTCAAAAAGAATTTGGTTTAAAAGAAGTGGTGAAACTGGCTTCTAACGAAAACCCTTTTGGCTGCTCACCAAAAGTGAAAGAGTTCATCCAAAATAACGGTATCAATTTCGCCATCTATCCGGACGGTTATGCCCAAGAACTTCGCACAGCTGTGAGCAACCATCTTGGGGTGGAAGAAACACAATTGCTGTTCGGAAACGGTTCGGATGACATCATCGCCATTATTTCACGGGCGCTGCTTTACCCTGGCGTCAATACGGTAATGGCGGATCCATCTTTCTCCCAATATAGCCACAATGCGGAAATTGAAGGGGCGGAAGTTCGGAAAGTGCCGTTGAAAGATGGCAAGCATGATTTGGAAAAAATGTTGGAAGCCATTGACGAAAACACTTCCATTGTATGGGTCTGCAATCCGAACAACCCGACCGGCACAATTGTTGCGGACGAAGAATTAAACGCATTTTTGAAGAAAGTGCCTCAAGATGTGCTGGTTGTATTGGATGAAGCCTATTTCGAATATATTACAGATCCTTCTTATAAAGATTCGCTTCATTACATTAATGAATATCCAAATGTCATTATTATGCGCACATTTTCGAAAGCGTACGGTTTGGCCGCATTCCGCGTAGGTTATGCCATCGCCCAAGCGGATTTGATTGCCAAATTGGATCCGGTGCGCGCTCCTTTCAACAACACGGTGTTGAGCCAAAAAGTGGCCATTGTCGCATTACAGGACCAACAATTCATTAAAGAGTCAGTGGAGCAAAACGAAAATGGAAAACAGCTGTTTGTCGAGTTTTGCAATAAGCATGGACTAAAATACTATCCTACACAAACAAACTTTATTTTATTTGAAGTGAAAACAGACAGTGATGTCATCTTCCAAGAAATGATGAAACGCGGCTTTATTGTTCGCAGCGGAAATGCCTTGGGCACACCTGGATACATCAGGGTTTCCTTCGGCACAGAAGATCAAAACCGCCGATTCTTATCAACTCTTGAAGAAGTATTGAAGGAGCAGGGAGTATTGGCATGACCCGCAACGTATTAGTCATTGGTTTAGGATTGATTGGGGGATCGCTGGCATTGGCTTTGCAGAAATCCCCCCAAACAAAAGTGGTTGGCTATGATATATCCGAAAAGACGAGAGAACTGGCCAACACGTTGAATATTGTGCACGAAGTTTCGGACGATGTGGAGGAAGCGGCAAAAAAAGCGGATTTCATTTTTTTTGGAACGCCGGTCAATGCCACCCTTCAATGGATGGAAGAGTTGAAGCATTGGGAATTGAAAAAGAATGTCATCATTTCTGATACGGGCAGCACAAAAGGATTAATCATGAAAAAGGCGGAGGAACTGCGCGCGCAAGGGATCACCTTTATCGGCGGACATCCGATGGCGGGTTCCCATAAGAGCGGAATTACCGCCGCCAAACCATACCTATTTGAAAATGCTTATTATATATTGACTCCGTTTGAAGATGAAGATGGAAATAAAATTATCGCTTTACAACAGCTGCTGAAATATACATTGGCCAGATTGGTAAAACTGAGTGCGGAAGAACATGATCATATGACGGCGGTGGTAAGCCATTTTCCTCATATTGTAGCCGCTTCCCTTGTTCATCAATTGCATGAAGAAAATAAAAAATATCCGATGACTGGCATGCTGGCTGCCGGGGGGTTCCGCGACATTACCCGGATCGCTTCATCCAACCCGATGATTTGGCGGGATATTACATTGCAAAACCGGGAAGAACTCATCGGGCAAATGGATGCCTGGATCGATGAAATGCAGAGGGTAAAGAAAATTTTGATGGAAAATGATGATGCGTCCATCGAAGAATATTTTAAAACGGCAAAAGATGTACGGGATGCATTGCCTATTTCCACCGGAGCATTCTATACTACATACGATTTATATGTGGATATTCCGGACTACCCTGGTGTCATTTCGGAAATCACGGGTTATTTGGCAGAAGAAAAAATCAGTATTACGAATATTCGAGTGGTGGAAACGAGAGAAGATGTCTTCGGTATTTTAGTCATCAGTTTCCAAAACGAAAAAGATCGGGAGAAAGCGATGAATTGCATTCGTTCACATACGAACTTTGAAATGCATGTCTCTTAACTCGTATGTGGAAAGGGGGAAATCAAATTGACTGCAAAAGTATTGGCATATAACAAACCTCGTCTGGAAGGAATCCTGACGGTGCCGGGGGATAAATCCATTTCCCACCGCGCGGTTATGTTTGGCGCGATTGCAAAAGGAAAAACGACGGTCACCGGTTTTCTGCCAGGAGAAGATTGCTTAAGTACAATCGATTGTTTCCGCAAATTGGGCGTTGATATTCAAGTGGATGGCACAAATGTCGAAATTAACAGCCCTGGAATGGAAGGTTGGCAAGAACCAAAGGAAGTTTTATATACCGGCAACTCCGGAACGACGACAAGATTGATGCTTGGCATTTTAGCCGGCACCAATTTTCATAGTGTGATGACAGGCGATGCTTCCATCGGAAAACGTCCAATGGGGCGCGTCACAAAGCCTTTGAAACAAATGGGAGCGCTGATCAATGGCCGGGAAGGGGGACAATATACGCCTCTTGCCATTCAAGGAACAAAATTAAAGGCGATCGATTATACAATGCCTGTTGCGAGCGCGCAAGTAAAATCGGCAATTCTTCTTGCAGGCCTTCAAGCGGAAGGAACAACGATTGTAAGGGAAAAGGAAGTTTCCCGCGACCATACCGAACGCATGCTGAAACAATTCGGGGCAAACATTGAAGTGAAAGATGGGGTCATCTCCATTGAAGGTGGCCAGCAATTGAAAGGAACTCACATTGATGTGCCAGGCGACATTTCCTCCGCCGCCTTTTTCTTAGTGGCTGGCGCGATTGTTCCAAACAGTGAAGTGGTTTTGAAAAATGTGGGCATCAATCCGACGAGGGCCGGCATCATTGAAGTGATGCAACAAATGGGTGCCGATTTGACGATTGCTCAGGAAAAATCGGATGCGGCCGAACCGACAGCTACCCTCACGGTGCGCACTTCCCATTTAAAAGGAACAACAATTGAAGGGGAAATCATCCCTCGGCTGATCGACGAAATTCCGATCATTGCACTTCTCGCAACGCAAGCGGAAGGAACAACGATTATCCGCAATGCGGAAGAGTTGAGAGTAAAGGAAACCGACCGCATTGAAGCAGTCGTGACCGAGTTGAAAAAACTTGGCGCGGATATTACGGCTACGGAGGACGGCATGATCATCAACGGTCCAACAAGCTTAAAAGGCGCCAAATTGTCCACTTATGGCGATCACCGCATAGGCATGATGGCGGCAATCGCTTCACTCATTACCGAATCGCCGGTTGAAATTGACGATGCCGATTGTATTGCGATTTCATATCCAACATTTTTCGAACATCTTGATTTATTATTAAAGTAACGGGGAATAAAAGGTTCATCGCTTTGAAGATGAACCTTTTTTCTTGTCTAGTGAAATATAGTTTTGTAGCATAATGGTAGAAAAAGAAAGCAAAGGTGAGAGAATTGAATATCATTACACAGGACATCATCCAGGCAATCGAAGGCGGCGAAATCGACCGTGTCGATACATTGTTGGAATCTCTATTTTTAAAGGAAACTCCGGAAGTGCAATATGGAATTTACGAATTGTTATTACAATACGGGTATCTGCCACAAGCGAAAAAAGTACTGGAACATTTGCGTTTCCTTTTCCCAGATGAGGCGCAGATTGCAATCGATTATGCTTCGGTGCTCATCGAATTGGGGGAAGAAGAAGATGCCCTTGATCTATTGTTGACAATCGATGAAAGCGCACCGGAATATCCTCAGAGTTTACTCATTTTGGCGGATTATTATCAAATGCAAGGATTATATGAAGTGGCGGAAAAACGCATTAACGAAGCGTTGGAAATCCTCCCTGACGAACCGCTGATCCGGTTTGCCAAAGCGGAATTGCTTGTTGAAATGGGGCGTTTTACAGAAGCGGCACGCATTTATGAAGAACTGCATAAACAACAGAAAGAAATCGCAGGAGTACTGCTTGCGGAAAGACTGGCGGAAGTATACCGCGCAGGGGGAGGATATGAAACGGCGCTGGATTATTACATGGAAGCATTGGAAGAAAAAGTGACCGCCGATTTGCTATACGGGAGTGCCTACTGCGCGTTCCAGTGCGAAAAATATGAAACGGCCATCAGACAGCTGGAAGATTTGAAAGAACTGGATCCGGATTATTTCAGCAGCTATTTGTTGCTTGCCCAATGCTATGCGATGCTTGAGGATAATCAAAAAGCGTACAGCATTATAAAAGAAGGAATCAAACGGGATGAATTCGAAAAATCCTTCTACTTATTTGCCGGAAAAATCGCGTTGAAAAATAAACTTCCTGAAGAAGCAATCGGCCATTTGCAAAAGGCCGTCGCGTTGGATCCGGAATACATGGAAGCCATCTTGGTGCTGATGTCCGTCTACCATCAGATGGAGAGGTACGACGATATTATTGAATTGTATGAAAGCCTGCAAAAAGAACAATTTGAATGGATTTCTTTATTCCCATTTGTTGCGGATGCATATGCAAAAAATGAACAGTACGAGCGAGCATACGAAATTTATAAATCAGCATATAATGAATTAAAAGATGATCCTTCTTTTCTAGAAAACTATTGTTATTTCCTCATTGAAGACGGAAAGCGCGATGAGGCACGGGAAGTGGTTCAGCGCTTGATCCAATTACAACCGACAGAAGTTGAATGGGTAGATTTACTTGAGAGTTTAGAATAGGGGAGGGACATTCATGACTTCTTCCGTACCAATCGTCGACAAAAAGAACTTTGTTCGCTGGTTTCTGAAAAACTTCCAATTGAAGCGGCGGGAATGTGTCTGGATATTAAATTATCTGCTGAGCAACGATGAGTTGCTTGAAAATATTCATTTCGTCGAAGAAGCTCATTATTGTCCTAGGGCAATTGTGATGTCGAGTGTTGATTCCAATGGTGTGCCGTTCCGATTCTATAAGGGCAATATTATGACGAGTGATGCCGAAAAATCCTTTCATGATTTGAGGCTCTATCCAAACGAAGACATGTACATTCAGCTGAATTTTCCGAATGTGCCGCCAAACCAGCTGTATTTGGCTGTCTTAGAAGAAAACCCATATATGCCAAAATATTTGAATATCAATGAAAAAGACCGGTTGATCGCGGAAGAAATTCTCAATACGAGCATGCTGACATTCCAGGAAGAGAAACTGTTAAGAGAAATCGATGAAGCACTCGACCAAGGAGATAAAGAAAAGTTCTTGGAACTTTCGAATCTGTTGCAGGCTTTGAAAGAAACTTCAAAACACTAGCGAAATTCAGTCGAAAGAGATACTCTTTTCGACTGGATTTTTTATTTTCAGCATCTTTTTCCAACGGAGTGGGGTATAATATTGAGTAATGATGAAAAAATGTGTCTTTGGAGGAAAAAATAATGTATTTTCAGGTAAAAGATGTACAACAATATCAACAGAACAAAGAATTTATTGATACGGCAATCGTTCCGCTGGTATCTTTGGATTTTGCGGAGGATAAGATTGTCAAAAGCAGTTCGGAAGCGGAGTTTTTAATGGCATTGACTTCCTTTATTGAGCAGCAGTTCAAAGGCCGCTTGATGTTGATTCCTCCATATTCCTACACCGAGGATATGAAAGACGAGAAGCTTGTCCAAACTTTGAAAAAGAATATTCAAGAAGGGGGTTTCAAGCATGTCATCTTTATCACATGCGATCATTTTTGGACAAAGTTACAGGATGTGATAGACGTGATATGGTTGCCTGCGATTCCGATCGAATCGATGGATAAGGATGTGAAAAAACGGATATTGGAAGAACAATTAAAACAGGTGCTTCCGGTGCTGTCATCAAAGTGGTCGCAACATTAACAATTCCTTCAAGAATTGTTCACAATCTAATGAAATCCAATATATTGCAATATTGACCTGCCCATTTTATTGATATATCATAGATATGTCCTAGTTTATACTATTATTAATTATAAGTAATTATGTCTGTTGGACTGACCTTTAAGTTAGAGGGGGGAAAAGGATGAGTAACAAAAAAGTTTCAAGACGTCAATTTCTTAACTACACTTTAACTGGTGTTGGTGGATTTATGGCGGCAGGTATTTTAATGCCAATGATTCGTTTTGCAATTGATCCAGCTTTACAAGTAAAAGCTGAAGGTGATTTCATACTTACTAGCCAAAAAGTAGCTGACTTAACAGACGTACCTGTACGTGTTGACTTCTCTTATGAACAAGTAGACGCTTGGTATAAGTCAGAAGTTTCCGAAATGGCTTGGGTTTACAAAGAAGGCGACAAAATTATAGCGCTTTCACCAGTTTGTAAACACTTAGGATGTACAGTAAACTGGGAAGGCGGCGAACACAAAAACGAATACTTCTGTGCATGTCATGCTGGTCGCTATGAGAAAAATGGTAAAAACATTCCGGGTACACCGCCAACAGGTCCGCTAGATCAGTATGAAGTTTCTGAAAAAGACGGTTACTTAATGCTTGGGAAGAAAATACCAAACACATTAGTTTAATTAGTTAGGGGGTACAACACAAGTGCTAAATAAATTATATGATTGGGTCGATGAACGTTTAGATATCACCCCAATTTGGCGTGATATTGCCGACCACGAAGTGCCAGAGCACGTAAACCCTGCACATCACTTCTCTGCATTCGTATACTGTTTCGGAGGACTTACATTCTTTATTACAGTCATCCAAATTTTATCTGGTATGTTCTTAACAATGTATTATGTGCCAGATATTGAAAACGCTTGGAAATCAGTATACTACTTGCAAAACGAAGTAGCATTTGGTGAGCTTGTGCGCGGTATGCACCACTGGGGAGCATCATTGGTGATCGTCATGATGTTCTTACATACGCTTCGTGTATTCTTCACAGGTTCTTATAAGAAACCTCGTGAGCTTAACTGGATTGTAGGTGTATTAATTTTCTGTGTAATGTTAGGTCTTGGATTTACAGGATACCTACTTCCTTGGGACATGAAAGCGTTGTTTGCGACTAAAGTAGGACTTGAAATTGCAGGTTCTGTTCCATTTATTGGTGAATTAATTAAAATCTTGCTTGCTGGTGACGCTACAATCATCGGTGCCCAAACTTTGACACGTTTCTTTGCGATTCACGTATTCTTCTTGCCTGCTGGTTTATTCATCTTGCTTGCAGTGCACTTTATTATGATTCGTCGTCAAGGTATATCAGGACCACTATGATTTGATTTTGTGTTTTGATTCGTTAGTTCAAAAGGAGGGGACAACATGCATCGCGGAAAAGGAATGAAATTTGTCGGCGACTCCCGCATTAAAGCGAATAATAAAATGCCGAACAAGCCGAAAGACTATTCCGAATATCCTGGAAAAACAGAAGCCTTTTGGCCGGACTTCTTACTAAAAGAATGGATGGTTGGTGCTGTTTTTCTAATCGGATATTTAATTTTAACGGTCGCTCATCCTTCACCATTAGAGCGTCCGGCTGATCCAACAGATACATCGTACATTCCATTACCAGACTGGTATTTCTTATTCTTATACCAATTATTGAAATATTCATTTGCTTCTGGTGACTACAACGTTATCGGTGCAATTGTAATTCCAGGATTAGCCATTGGGGCACTATTATTAATGCCTTGGTTGGATAAAGGACCTGAGCGTCGTCCATCAAAACGACCAATTCCTGTTGCAATTATGTTATTAGTTGTAGCTTCAATGTTCTATTTAACTTGGGAATCTGCGGCTCACCATGACTGGGAAGCTTCAAAAGCTCAAGGTCAAATCACACCAAAAGATTTAGGTTTAATCCCAGATATTGAAATCGATGAAAATTCTGAAGGATATAAAATCTACCAAACTCAACAAACATGTATAGGTTGTCACGGTGGTGATTTAACAGGTGTTGGCACTAACCCTATGCTACTAGGTAACGAATTGACTGCTGATGAAGTTATTGATATCATTAAAAACGGTCGTGGTGCAATGCCTGGTGGACAATTCTCTGGTACTGATGAGGAATTAAAAATCTTAGCAGAATTCATTGCAAGTTTGAAAGAAGAATAATTTATTTTTTATTGTAGGGGCTAGTTTGATACTGGCTCCTTTTTTATGCAATTTGATCAAATACATAAAATTCTGAAAAAGTTCACATTCTACACTCATATTTGGTAATATTACTTATGAAAAAATGGAATCCGATATTCCGGTTTTTTGCAAAAGGAGAAACAGAATGAAAAGTTTATTGCCGCAAATGATGTATTTACTTCAACACCGATCTATATTAACCATGTTGTTTATCATCAATTTTTTAGGCACCATTTACGGATACATTTGGTATATGCCTCAACTTTCAAGAACAGCCCCGCAATTTTTGCTTTTTGTGCCAGACAGTCCGACGGCCAGCTTATTTTTCTGTTTTGCCATCATCGGCTGGTTGTTGGGGACAAACTTCAAATTGTTGGAAGCCCTTGCCCTCATTACATTGGTGAAATACGGTATATGGGCAGTTGTGATGAATATACTAACATTGATGGAGATCGGATCAATTGGATTGGCTGGATGGATGCTGGTTTTTTCCCATTTTATGATGGCGGTTGAAGGAATTTTATATATCCCAAAATACCGTTTTACCCTCGGGCATATCATCATCGCTGCAATCTGGACTTTACATAATGATGTAATCGACTATGTATACGGTCAGATGCCGACATATAGCAGCTTATATCAATATGCAAATCACATCGGTTATTTCACTTTTTGGTTGTCCATCCTCTGTATCTGCATTTCCTATTATTCTTTTAAAAAGCGCGATTATTTGCATAAAATATGATAAATATTTAGAATAAATATTAGGAAAATAAGGAAAGGGGAACTAAGAAACCAGGATGTACATTCTATATTTTGTAATCATTTTATTATTGCCGATTTATGCTCAATTGAAAGTGAAACGCACTTATAATCGTTATTCTCAAGTTGCCGCTTCAAAAGGATTGACCGGGGCGCAAGTGGCGCGAATGATTTTGGACAGCCATGGACTATATGATGTCCGCGTTGTTCCAACACAAGGCATTTTATCCGACCATTACAATCCAATGACGAAAACAGTGGCATTATCGGAAGGGAACTATTACAACGATTCTTTGGCAGCCATTGCTGTTGCGGCCCATGAATGTGGACACGCTGTGCAACACCAGGAATCCTACTCATTTTTGGTCATGCGTTCAAAACTTGTTCCTGTTGCCAATTTCTCATCCAACTTATCTTGGATTTTTGTAATGATTGGGATCATTGCGCAAAGTACGAACATGCTTCTATTGGGTATAATCCTGCTTGCTGCCGGCGTCTTGTTCCAGGTGGTGACATTGCCAGTGGAATTTGATGCTTCCAAGCGGGCAATGAATGAAGTTGTTCAGTTGGGAATCATCAACAATCATGAAGAACCCGGTGCAAGAAAAGTGTTAAGCGCGGCGGCATTGACATATGTGGCAGCAGCAGCTGTGGCCATCCTTGAATTGTTGCGATTAATTTTGGTGTTTACAAATATGAGTTCTGATGAAGATTAATTTTATGGCGAATCATTGCAAAAAGAGGGGCTGTCCGAAAAGTCGATTGAATCGACCTTCGGCTCAGCCCTTTTTTCTGTTTTTAGGGTACAAAAAAATCGTCCTTTTTTATAGAATGAAATTGACCAAAAAACATTCTAAAGAAAGGACGATTTTTTATGAATAATCAAATGACTATTCAAGAAAATTATAACACGCAATTAGAAATGACTCTAGAGGGTATTCAAAAAATAGAGGTTCAAAAGAATAAGAAACGCAAAAAACTAGTTTTCCAACCTTATTGCAATCGTCAAGTCATGAGCATTTTAGATATCGAAATGTATATTCCTGAAAATCATGTCGCCCGTTTAGTGGATGAAATGGTGGAATCGATTCCGGATGAAGTGTTGTATACTCATTATGTTGGTGGGGGTCGTGCACCCTATCACCCTAAAATGTTATTGAAAGTGATTTTATATGCGTACACTCAAAACGTTTATTCAAGTCGGAAAATGGCGCAAATGGTGAAAGAAAATCTTCCGATGATGTGGTTGGCGGGATTGCAAACCCCTGACCATCGCACAATAAATGATTTTCGTAGTGTTCGTATGTCAAACATGATGGATTCTGTATTTGAACAATTTGTCCTTCAACTAGTAGAACAAGGATTTATCGACCTCGACCATATTTTTGTGGATGGTACGAAAATAGAAGCGAATGCCAACAAATATACGTTTGTATGGCGAAAATCCGTAGAAAAATATGATCAGAAACTACGAGCCAAAATTCAATCGTTTCTACAAGAAGCGCACCAAATCGCCTTGGAGGAATTAAAAGAAGAACAATTAGAAGAAGAATTAGAAAAATCATCGGCACAACTTTCTGAGAGAATAGAAGCTTTGGAAAAAGATTATAAACAGGAAGAAGACAAAGAAAGAAAAAAAGAACTTCGCTCTAAAAAATCCCAACTCACCAAACAACTGAAAACGATTCAAACGGATTATCTTCCACGATTACGAAAATACAAAGTACAAAAACAGATTCTAGGTGAACGAAATAGCTACTCGAAAACCGACCATGAGGCCACTTTTATGCGAATGAAAGAGGACCATATGAAAAACGGCCAACTCAAGGCGGGTTATAATGTTCAACTCGCCACACAACATCAATTTATCGTGGGATTTGAAATTTATCAAAATCCAGGAGATACTCGCTGTTTCCAACCATTTATGGAAAAGTTATTGGAATCGATACCGAAGGAAAAGAAACTCAAGTATGTCATTGCCGATGCAGGATATGCGAGTGAAGAAAACTATTTATATGCGATTGGCGAAGAAAAAGAACCTCGTTTTGAATTATTAGCCCCATACCAAACCTATTTGAAGGAACAAAGTAAAAAGTTTAAAAAGGATTTATCAAAAGTACAAAACTGGAAATACATCGAAGAAGACGATTGCTTTATCTGTCCGAACAATCGGAAAGTCGTATTCAAGTATTATCAAAAAAGAAAAAATGCATCTGGATACATACAAGATTTGAAAGTGTACGAGTGTGAAGATTGTACGGATTGCCCGTTGAAGAATGGGTGTACGAAAGCCAAAGGAAATCGTCGAGTATATTGGAACACGATTTATGAAGAAATGAAAGCGAAAGCCAAAGCAGCTCTTGGTGACGAACAAAAGGCAGCTCTTTATGCGAAGCGTAAAGTGGATGTCGAAAGTGTGTTCGGGAACATCAAGGGCAATTTGCGTTTCACTCGATTTCTGTTACGGGGGCTTCATAAAGTCCGAACAGAATTCGGGATTGTGGCAATGGCCCACAACATACTGAAATGGGCCGCAAATTCCCAAACCAATTTCA includes:
- a CDS encoding IS1182 family transposase, which codes for MNNQMTIQENYNTQLEMTLEGIQKIEVQKNKKRKKLVFQPYCNRQVMSILDIEMYIPENHVARLVDEMVESIPDEVLYTHYVGGGRAPYHPKMLLKVILYAYTQNVYSSRKMAQMVKENLPMMWLAGLQTPDHRTINDFRSVRMSNMMDSVFEQFVLQLVEQGFIDLDHIFVDGTKIEANANKYTFVWRKSVEKYDQKLRAKIQSFLQEAHQIALEELKEEQLEEELEKSSAQLSERIEALEKDYKQEEDKERKKELRSKKSQLTKQLKTIQTDYLPRLRKYKVQKQILGERNSYSKTDHEATFMRMKEDHMKNGQLKAGYNVQLATQHQFIVGFEIYQNPGDTRCFQPFMEKLLESIPKEKKLKYVIADAGYASEENYLYAIGEEKEPRFELLAPYQTYLKEQSKKFKKDLSKVQNWKYIEEDDCFICPNNRKVVFKYYQKRKNASGYIQDLKVYECEDCTDCPLKNGCTKAKGNRRVYWNTIYEEMKAKAKAALGDEQKAALYAKRKVDVESVFGNIKGNLRFTRFLLRGLHKVRTEFGIVAMAHNILKWAANSQTNFKNKETERMEKLIVFSIRSVFMDFLDKPFF